In bacterium, the DNA window TATTAGCGGAAGTTTCCCTCCGTTATTCCACAGTCTAAGGCAAGTTAGTCACGTGTTACGCACCCGTTCGCCACTAAGTATTGCTACTTCGTTCGACTTGCATGTGTTAAGCACGCCGCCAGCGTTCGTCCTGAGCCAGGATCAAACTCTCCGTTGTAAATATTACAACTGAATTTGTCCGAAAATTGAATTGTTCAGGGCCTTCTGACTAAGTTCCGGGCGGAACCTATCAGAATCGCACATTTCCTATTGTCAAAGATCAGGTTTAGCGCTTGTTGCCCTACGGGGTGCAGAACGCCGGGCAGGACCCGGCGTATTTGACCGACCGTAATTTCAAGCAGGCCCTAATATAACCTCCTTCAGATTCTCAGTCAAGTTGACAAAATAATCCAAATTGTCGTCAGAATGCATGTTAAATTTATAATAAATAATATTTTATAGATTTCCTGTGCTACTTGCGTGTGTGACCCAGGAGGCATTCGAGGAGAATTCTTGACAGCAGATTCCTCCCATTTAGTCCTTTTTAGTCATTGCCTGTCCGCTGAAACTGTTGTAAATTCCAATACATGAGAATTCTCTTCTGCCTTCTTTTAGCCGGCTCAGTCAGTTTTGCCCGAATGCTGGAGCCGGTGATTTCGCCCCGTGCGACTGGAATGGCCGGTGCGATCGTGGCCTCTCCTTTAGACCCAACCTCGGTCCTGCATAATCCGGCAGCTCTTTCGGCCCTGCAACAGATGGGGTCGGACATGAGTTTTGGAACACGAGTCGGCGGAACCGACCGATGGTTGTGGGCTTATGCAAATCCGATGTCTGATGAAGGCAGCCGTTTCGGATTCGGTGCGTATGCGGATGGACAGACACAGCCTGCAGACACCAAGTTCCTGGTGCCGTTTATCTCCGCATCATGGCAACCCATGGGAAGGTTGTCGTTAGGCGCAATTGCGCACATCATTCGAGAAGTCGCGCGCAAGAATCAGGACGACTCAAAGTGGAGCAATTCAATCGATATCGGCCTGCTCACACCCGGTGAGAGAGTAAATTTTGGTGTGAATGTTCGAAATGCCTTCGGGGGAACTTCCGTCGTGACCAAGACCCTGCAAGGCGGAGCGGCAGTTTGCTCTGACAATAAGAAGTTAAACATTGCGTATCAATGGGACGGTGATCTGCTGAATGGAGTCAAATACCGGTACACCGCCTCACGGCTCGGGACTGAATACGTGCTTGGCAAAGTCGGGATTGCGCGTGCAGGTTATGTCTGGTCTGATGTGCATCGCGTCACGTTTGGCACAGCATTCGGGATGATGGACGGTGGCTCGCTGATTCAGCTCGGCTGCTCGCTGCCGACCAAAGGAAAGGCTCCGACTGAATGGAGCGTAGGATTGTCATATCGCATTTAGAAAGGGTGTCGCGTGTTCCGCTGTATTCTGATTTCTACTTTACTTCTTGGATTGGCCTCTGACGCATGGTCAGACGCCACACGATACTGGGTTTTTTTCGCAGACAAGGCCATCGCGCCCGGACGTGAATATCGCGTGTTGGACGAAGCACGGGAGGCGCTTTCACCGCGAGCCTTAGAACGGCGCGCAAAGCACGGGATTTTCGAACTCAGTTACGGCGACGTGCCGCTTCATCAGGCATATGTGCGACAAGTTGAGGCGACCGGCGCTACCCTGCGCAAGGCAAGCAGGTGGCTGAATGCTGTGAGCGTTGAAGCGACCAATGAGCAGATTGCGCGAATTGGCGAATTAGCATGCGTGAGCAGCGTGCGACGATTCACTCGGGCAGTGAGCCTCGAGATTCCAGCGAGAGTGGGACAATCTGCCTTGGACTCCATAGCCTACGGCCCGAGCTTCGCACAGAATGAGCTTTCGGGAGTGCCCGAACTTCATGCACGCGGACTGAGCGGCAGCGGGGTGCTACTGTGTATGCTGGATACGGGCTTTCGTACGGAGCATGTTTCGCTGTCTGGGCTGAACTATCTGGCCATGCGCGACTTCATCAACGGCGATTCGATTGTGCACAATGAAGAGGGGCAGGACACACCCGATCAACAGTCACACGGCACGGCGGTTCTATCGGCTGCGGCGGGTCTGGACAGCGGAAACATCGTCGGCCCAGCCTATGGGGCCTTGTGGATGCTTGCCAAGACGGAGTACGTTCCCACCGAGACTGAAGTTGAAGAGGACTACTATGTCGCGGCTTTGGAGTGGGCTGACAGCGCGGGAGCGGACATCACATCTTCGAGCCTTGGGTATATTGACTGGTACGAGCAGTCGCAAATGGACGGGCAAACGACGGTTGTCACGCAAGCCGTGAACGAAGCTCAACGCCGCGGGATATTGGTCGTGACTGCGCAGGGAAATGAGCGCGGTTCTGAATGGGGCACCGTGATTGCACCTGCAGATGCCGACAGTATTCTTGCCGTAGGATCCACAGATTCTCTCGGTCAACTTTCCGGATTTTCATCCCCCGGCCCGACGGCCGATGGACGGATCAAGCCCGACTGTTCCGCACAGGGTTCCAGCACGTATTGCGCAATGGGCTTCACAACCAATCAGTATTGGAGGCTGTCCGGAACATCTCTCGCAACGCCTATCGTGGCCGGAATCGCCGCGCTGGTCATGGAAGCGAATCCGGACTGGACTGCACAGCAGGTCAGGCAGGCACTTATGCAAACGGCTTCACAGTCAACACTGCCGGATAACGATCTCGGCTGGGGGATTGTCAATGGTCCCGCAGCGGCTGATTATGTCTTCTCCAGCGTGTCACCGCGTGCCGTACTACCGAGCGTGATTGGACTAAGAGTTTTCCCGAATCCGGTGAACGGCATCGCGACACTCTCGTTGAATCTCGACCGCGCTCAGCTTGGCACAGTGGTTGTTTACAACATCCTCGGACGCGAAGTGCTTCACTTTGGCGAGCAACCTTACGGGTCGGGTGTCAATCTGCTGGCCATCCCTGCCGATCAATTGGCAAGCGGGAAGTATCTGGTCAAGTTCGCGGGCGATGCCGGAGTCGCGGCTACGTCTGTGGTTGTCTTGAAGTAGTCCTAATCCAGATCAGTCATCGTAAGGACGATAGGCTTGAAGACGTCACTCACTCGCTATGCCTGGTTGTCGATCGTCGCCGCAGTCGCAACGATCGGACTAAAAGGTGCGGCGTACTATTTGACCGGATCGGTCAGTTTGTTGTCAGACGCGCTTGAGTCGTTTGTGAATCTGGCGGGGGCGCTACTGGCACTCGTCATGCTGATTGTCGCGGCGAGACCTCCGGATGACGATCACGCATACGGGCACGGCAAGGCAGAATACTTTTCAAGCGGCGCCGAAGGCGCCATGATTTTAGTCGCCGCCGGCAGCATTGCGTTCGCGGCAATTCAACGTCTGATTCATCCGCAGCCGCTTGAGCAGATCGGCATCGGTCTCTTCGTCACAGCCGTTGCCGCATTGATCAATCTGTTCGCGGCACTCGCCATACGAAGAGCCGCGCGTAAGTACGACTCTGTGACTTTGTCTGCGAATTCGAGACACCTGATGACGGACGTGTGGACGTCAACCGGCGTCATCGGTGCCGTCGCGGTCGTTGGCCTTACCGGATGGCAGACACTTGATCCAATTGTCGCTTTGTTCGTTGCCGCGAACATCGTCCGTGAAGGCGTCCAAATTGTGCGCATTTCCATCTCAGGATTGATGGACAAGACCATCAGCCCCGAAGAGCTGCAAAAAGTTGAAGCTGTCCTGGACGGCTTCAACTCGGAACATGTCAGCTATCATGCACTTCGAACGCGTCAAGCCGGCCAACGCAGATTCGTGTCGGTTCACATCCTCGTCCCGGGGCAATGGTCAGTGCATCGCGGCCACGAACTGCTCGAGAGCATTGAGGAACAAATTCGACGCACAATCCCCAATTCTACGGTACTGACTCATCTCGAATCGCTCGAGGATCCTGCTTCCTGGGAAGACATTGATCTCGATCGTGGAGGGCCGGCACGTCAGTAGCCGCGCTTTTTGTCCACCACATACAACAGCGGTATCCCGTTCAGATAACGGGTCAAGTTCTCAGCAAAAATCTCATGCACGCGGTGAGTGTATTCCGGAAAGTTCCCGGACACGTGCGGAGTCATGAATACGTTGGAAAGCGAAAAAAGTTCCGAGTCTTCAGGAAGTGGTTCCGTCGCGAAGACGTCCAATAGTGCGTAGGCTGGTTTTCCTTCTTTCAGTGCCGCAATCAAGTCTGCCTCGTCGACGATTGAACCCCTTGCCACGTTAACAAAGACGCTTCCTTCCTTCATGAGCGGGAACAACCGACGGTTAAAGAGGCCGCGCGTCTGTTTCGTTGCGGGAATCGTTAGAATCACCACGTCGTTTTGCTCAAGTCGTTCTTCGAGCAACTCCATGGGGAAGACATGAATATTCCCTTTGCGCTCAGACGTCGCAATTGCTTCGACTCTCATGCCTGCCGCGAGCAGCAGGTCGGCAATTCCTTTTCCCACTTCTCCAAATCCCACCACCAGTGCGCTCTTGCCGGCAAGCGTATTTCGTTCGAGAGTAATCTTCTTCTTCTGGTTCTTCCAATTCCGCGTGTGGCGCCACTGATCCGCATATTCGAAGCGCTGCGCCCAGTAAAGCAGCGCCCCCATCACCCATTCTGCCATCGGACGCGCGTGCAGGCCGCGGCTGTTCGTCAGGATGACTTCGCTGTCGATCAGTTTCTGAAACAGGCTGTGATCAACACCCGCGCTGGTCAAATGCACCCACTTCAGCTTCGGCGCCGCTTCATATTGCTGCTGCGTGAACCGATGCGCAAGAAATACCTCTGCATCGGAAATCTTGACAATGGCATCTTCTTCAGACTCCGCAAAGATCACTTCTGCCGCATAGTCGCTTGCGCCATCAACCGCCGCGGCCAATTCGCGCTGCCGTTCGGGGTTCTGCGAGGCGTAGGATACAATCTTAAGTTTCTCAGAAGTGGACATTATTGTGCTACCTGTCTCTCATTGTTTCTGCCGGCATATGCTCAACTGATTCTCCTCTGCAGGAGGATACTCGATTGCTGAATCTTGAGAAGTTAATCCCCCGCGGAATTCGACCGTTGTGGGCCGCGGCGAACGTGTCACTTATCGGAGATTCGTTGCACGATGTGGCAATCCTCTGGTTGATCTACGACCTGACAGGTTCCTCGACTGCCACGGGACTGCTCGGAATCGCGCGCTACCTGCCGTCCATTCTGCTGGGAGTGTTCGCAGGGGCCTGGGTGGACCGCGCTCCGCGCAAGAGTGTGTTGCTGTGGACAGACGCCGTGCGTGTCGCGTTGGTCGGCTGTCTTGCAGTGTTGACCGCGACCGAGTGGATTAACGTGCCAAGCCTCTACACTCTGGCGTTCGCCATCGCCGTCTGTACAATCTTTTTCAATCCGGCTCGCGACGCAATCGTTACTCAGCTTGTTCCGCGGGAGCAAATCGTTCGCGCGACGTCGGTTCTGCAAAGCAGCCTGGGGATTGCCTACTTCCTGGGGCCACTTGCGGCCGCACTCTGCCTCCCAATCATCGGATTGTCCGGTCTGTTTGCGGTCGATTCGCTTACCTATGCGGTGTCGTTCCTGTTTATTCTTGCGCTCAAACCTTCACAGAGCGTGAGTCCCGTACAGGAGTCAACGGCATGGTCGATGGTCAGGGAAGGACTCAACTTCGCGAGAAAGAATCCATTCATTTATGGTCTGCTGTGGGTGACGGCAGTTGACAACTTCTTCATCATGGGTCTGGCGATTGTCGGCACTCCGATCTATGTGCGCCTGCATCTCGGACTCGGTGCGGACGCGTATGCAATTCTGCAAAGTTGCTTCGCGCTTGGCATCCTGGTCGGCAGCGTCCTGATGCATCGTTTTGGTCACAGGCTGCCGCGCGGCCGAACTTTGCTCTGGGCGATTGTCTTTGACGGGTTCTCGTTCACTGTATTCTTTTTCACGAACGAGTTGTGGACGACAGCGTTGGGATGGTTCATTCACAGTATCGGAATACCGTTCATACTAATCTCGCGCACATCGCTGGTACAGTCCGAAGTCCCGTCTGCCTTGCAGGGCCGAGTCTTCAGCCTTGTTCAACTCACTGTCGTGGGGCTGAGCGCAATCAGCTCTGGAATGGTCGGCGTTATGCTCGAAGCGGTGTCTCCTGCCGCACTCTTCCTGATCATGGGGATAGCGGCAGGCTTGGTCGGAGCGCTCGGTTTCCTGAATCGCGACTTACGGGAACGAGTGTGAGTATCTCGAGTCACTCAACCGTTGTTTTCTGCATGTGCCGCCTTTGATTCTGCGGTCGGGTTCATCGGTTTCAACAGGCTTAGTCCTGCCGCGAGTAGTAAGAGTCCGCCAATCAGCCAAGGCCAAGGCACCCAAGCCGCATCGTCGGATGCAGCCCAACCCTGTGCGGCAAACCATTCTTCGAAGCGAAACACAATCATGCTTGCGGCATTGTTGATGAAGTGCCCCAGAATCGCCGGGAAAATCGAACCCGTACGAACTGCAATAAAACCAAGCAAGATTCCAAGTGCAAATGTCGGGAGAAAGCGATATGGATTCAAGTGCAGTATCGCGAAGATCAAAGCGACAACGAGTATTGCGGTCCACTTCCCTGATTCTCGATCGAGACCGCGCAGCATCAGCCCGCGACACAGGTGCTCTTCCACAACCGCTGGGAGCAAGGCAATGATCCCTAACGCGACCCAGAGCGGTTGATCCTCCAGCGCACCGAAGAGATCCGTGAATTGCTGCAGCAAGTCCTCCGGAAATGGAAAGAGCATGTGCTGAAACGTGGCAAGCTCTATGGTTAGAATCCATCCTCCGGCTACGGCAATTGCAGAGGCAAGAAGATTGCGCACACCGGGTGGTGTCCAGCCAAACGCGGCCACAGGATCGTATCCACCCTGATACACCCATAGAGCAGCGAGCAGGGCCAACGAAATCTGCACGACAAATACGCCCG includes these proteins:
- a CDS encoding S8 family peptidase, with protein sequence MFRCILISTLLLGLASDAWSDATRYWVFFADKAIAPGREYRVLDEAREALSPRALERRAKHGIFELSYGDVPLHQAYVRQVEATGATLRKASRWLNAVSVEATNEQIARIGELACVSSVRRFTRAVSLEIPARVGQSALDSIAYGPSFAQNELSGVPELHARGLSGSGVLLCMLDTGFRTEHVSLSGLNYLAMRDFINGDSIVHNEEGQDTPDQQSHGTAVLSAAAGLDSGNIVGPAYGALWMLAKTEYVPTETEVEEDYYVAALEWADSAGADITSSSLGYIDWYEQSQMDGQTTVVTQAVNEAQRRGILVVTAQGNERGSEWGTVIAPADADSILAVGSTDSLGQLSGFSSPGPTADGRIKPDCSAQGSSTYCAMGFTTNQYWRLSGTSLATPIVAGIAALVMEANPDWTAQQVRQALMQTASQSTLPDNDLGWGIVNGPAAADYVFSSVSPRAVLPSVIGLRVFPNPVNGIATLSLNLDRAQLGTVVVYNILGREVLHFGEQPYGSGVNLLAIPADQLASGKYLVKFAGDAGVAATSVVVLK
- a CDS encoding cation diffusion facilitator family transporter translates to MGLKTSLTRYAWLSIVAAVATIGLKGAAYYLTGSVSLLSDALESFVNLAGALLALVMLIVAARPPDDDHAYGHGKAEYFSSGAEGAMILVAAGSIAFAAIQRLIHPQPLEQIGIGLFVTAVAALINLFAALAIRRAARKYDSVTLSANSRHLMTDVWTSTGVIGAVAVVGLTGWQTLDPIVALFVAANIVREGVQIVRISISGLMDKTISPEELQKVEAVLDGFNSEHVSYHALRTRQAGQRRFVSVHILVPGQWSVHRGHELLESIEEQIRRTIPNSTVLTHLESLEDPASWEDIDLDRGGPARQ
- a CDS encoding D-2-hydroxyacid dehydrogenase, with amino-acid sequence MSTSEKLKIVSYASQNPERQRELAAAVDGASDYAAEVIFAESEEDAIVKISDAEVFLAHRFTQQQYEAAPKLKWVHLTSAGVDHSLFQKLIDSEVILTNSRGLHARPMAEWVMGALLYWAQRFEYADQWRHTRNWKNQKKKITLERNTLAGKSALVVGFGEVGKGIADLLLAAGMRVEAIATSERKGNIHVFPMELLEERLEQNDVVILTIPATKQTRGLFNRRLFPLMKEGSVFVNVARGSIVDEADLIAALKEGKPAYALLDVFATEPLPEDSELFSLSNVFMTPHVSGNFPEYTHRVHEIFAENLTRYLNGIPLLYVVDKKRGY
- a CDS encoding MFS transporter; protein product: MLNLEKLIPRGIRPLWAAANVSLIGDSLHDVAILWLIYDLTGSSTATGLLGIARYLPSILLGVFAGAWVDRAPRKSVLLWTDAVRVALVGCLAVLTATEWINVPSLYTLAFAIAVCTIFFNPARDAIVTQLVPREQIVRATSVLQSSLGIAYFLGPLAAALCLPIIGLSGLFAVDSLTYAVSFLFILALKPSQSVSPVQESTAWSMVREGLNFARKNPFIYGLLWVTAVDNFFIMGLAIVGTPIYVRLHLGLGADAYAILQSCFALGILVGSVLMHRFGHRLPRGRTLLWAIVFDGFSFTVFFFTNELWTTALGWFIHSIGIPFILISRTSLVQSEVPSALQGRVFSLVQLTVVGLSAISSGMVGVMLEAVSPAALFLIMGIAAGLVGALGFLNRDLRERV